The Gouania willdenowi chromosome 14, fGouWil2.1, whole genome shotgun sequence nucleotide sequence ATCACGCTCTctcttaaggtgcgttcacaccgaacgtgtCATCGACTACAGTCgcttcaatcgcccgtgatgaatCGCTTGAACATTGTcgcgctttttggtcacttcatcactccaGTGATGTGACGACCGAGGAATAGCATATGCGCAGAGCTGGAGacagcactgagagggctgatcactatTTCTCTGAtcgtacgtttacagcacttatcatagaagAGCACCACTTGTATCTATGCTCAACTtatggagttactaaaggagTTCAGTCAAATTGTACTTCAAATATTAAAGGCTTATTCAAAGTACGCCGCTTTGATTTGGCCCCAATAAGTTGaggaggaagtgtacagccctcccaCTGCAGCCTTCTCTCTGTAGCCAGAGGGAGGGCTGCAGCCTCCGGttacagacagtgacggccgGGGGAGTTGTCGtgtgaaaagttcaaatttttcaactttgagtgacTTGATCTAGTCGCTGGAATTGCGCAAGTCTCCTCGCTTGAAGGGAGGTTGCTTGATGTCATgtaatttacattgattttgaatgtaatcagttgcttctttttttttgtcgtgctttgccgtgtaactgttgtaCCTTCTGCCACGATAGGACCTTTACCTGATGGAACGTCCGCCATTGCACCTTCACGACCTTCAGGATGTGAATGCATTTAGACTtttgtcgagcagccaatagtaatgcccatGGACCACTTAGCTTGTAAAAAGATCTCCAATTGGCTGAAAAAGTGTGTCCCGCGCCTTGATATCTGCAGCTTGAATACAGAGCTAATAGAAGGCACAGAGGTCCAGTTCCCTCTAGAacacacagaattacaatatgctgaaaggtttttatggatttttgaccaaattaacttgcatactgcagctttaatacatTTCTTTAGAATCAGCGTAAAAATTTACACCACTGAAACTCAAACTGATAAGATAGTTTATTGCTCAAAGGTCAGTGTGGCGGTGTGTTTGTGCTACTTTGGTGAATGTGATAATAAAGGAAGCCTTAAGTTAGATCTGTAACCTGTGGCTCTTTggctcttttgcaatggctccctatagctttttaaaaaataatgaaatgttatttcttacagagggtattgatgattaatgacattaacttcaaatataattatgataaaacaatttgttaacctaaaaataattgtacaataactctgccacctccCTACATGGTAACcttctgcaacatctacagaccgtcaactttcctgcacctgtggctaaccttaagttttaaatccctggtaagataattaaactaacaaaaacagagattttatttgtgtggggaaagattcaTTTAACTGGCAACATGCCAGCTAattatgcatgcttgatatgttgcaagaaatgagcaattagcatatGTTGACTGACATGATCACGTGTTATtaaaattcaagttattttttgtagcccttcaaatccaaTAACTCATAAAcgtattctatataattttaactgtatatatttttaacacactattattgagaaggtattttttcagctccggaaggattttaatccagaTGAGATTTAAGCAAAATGCTCCTTTGAGAGTGAAGGTCACAGACCCCTGAGTTAGACAcacttttaaaataacattaaactGGGACCGACATTGTCAACGGATTAAAAACTACTAAGTGGTCAACTCAACAAATTGACAGTGAGTCAGAATTTGAGAAGCAGCATGTCATCCTATAGCTGTAGGTATTTATCATGTCAAATCCCAGTTTACAGTCTACAACCACCTCACTGTTAAAGTAAAACCTGAACGCTTGTATTTTACATCAATTGTAGTAACATGTCTGAACTGCATGTGTAAAGCtctgttaaagggatcctccacagtttttacaaatgtggcctaaaaccttctaaacatccttattagaagatctatgcctaacaaaacgcattgttttgcaccatatttgttttattaacttttaaaattaggactactttaccctgtgcgctGCCATGTTGAAGTGACGTCATTGATGTGTTTCGCCCATTGACTGCTCAACAGCAGTGAATCCTGGTTGCTTGTATTTACAtgctcttctcttcttcatggcaTAAACGAAACATCAGAGTTGGAACGTtgcggtcacagatttgttCGAGTcatggattttgtttatcaaattttggtaaacaagaggtttacatcaactttttaaaattttacagatttttagagcaacccaaagcagcacaagttgccattttgactgaaaaagatgCTAAATGACCCtgaatgatcctgaatgcttcactcctatAGAAGTCAATGGGTGGAAATGGGCGAAACGTCATCAATGACGTAATTTCAACGGGTGGGGGTAGTAAAGTAgttctattttaaaatgttaataaaaatgaatatggcgcaaaataattgttttgttaGGCGTAGATCTTCTAAAAAGGACATTTAaaagttttaggccacatttgtaaaaacagtggataaTCCCAACAAGttgtatttaatccttttgTGTTTGATTGAAGGTAACATTGAATACAGCTGCCCGGCGTCTAATGAGTGTGAGATTACCAAAAGGCGAAGAAAGGCGTGCCAGGCATGTCGCTTCACCAAGTGCCTCAAAGTAGGCATGTTGAAAGAAGGTGAGTGTACCAGAGTCACGCTCATCTTTATATCGTTGTCTGTGATTTTTGACTTTCTTGATGCTCCATGATGAAGGTGTTCGTCTGGACCGGGTCAGAGGTGGACGGCAGAAGTACAAAAGGCGCCCGGAGGTGGAGAACGCCACTTACCAGAGTGCCCCGCTACCACTGACCAAGGAGAGTGAAAAAGGTGGGACTCGTGTGTCATCACTGGTTTATCAGGAGAGGTGGATGTGCACAGAATACCAGCATGTCCGTTTGGGTCATTTTGcagcttttctgtttgttttctttatcaCTGATGTCCAGTTTTTTGAAAACTACAAGTACCAATCAAGTTGACACAACTGACACACATCTGCTCTTACTAAACAGCGCCCCCTACTGTTAGAAACTATTAAATTCCACTCTTTATTTCTGGACTGTTGGCAGATTAGCCAAAAATCAGTCCAGTTCTGTGTGCTCACCTGCATTAGTATAGTTTAAACTAAACCCTGCCTTCTATCCTGGATAACATGACAGGTTTTCATGCTGCTCAGGAAAAAGAATAGAACAGACGTTAGCAGgaataaataaagaacaaaagGCTTCTGAAAATGATTTTAACCATAGCTTTAAAACAATTATTCACTCTTTGCAATCTTTACCCAACAAGTTGAACTGGAAGTTCTGATGCTTTGTGTTTGACTCTCATAGATGACATTGAAAAGGGAAGCAATCACTAATTGTCTACCAGACTTtatcaatattttaaatatatcaatacattgaatgttaatttatttaacaaCCAGTGGTGAACTCTATTACCCTAACAAGAGAAAATACCCAAGAGGAGATAATAAGTGAGTAAATACAAAGTAATGAAAATGACCAAGtctaaagatttaaaaaaataacaattttagaTTAGTCTAAATGGGGAATAACTTATCTTTAATACGGTAAACATGTAAATGTAGTCTGAATGATGGAGATAAAATgagacagaaaaacatttatgcTATAGACCAGGGGTATTCAACTAAATTTGTGAGAGGTCCAGTAGGTCAACCTTCCACCAAGGCTGAGGTCCAAGTAAATACAAATGCATGTACAATCTCACATTTACACAGTACTGgctaatgtttgtaaataactcaaaacaaacatcaaacTTAAACATGCTTATTGAAAAAATAGTCCTCATTGTTccaaaatttgcaaaaataaatgtttggcGTAGGATTCTTTAGATCAGAAAACTAATTTAGAACCGTGTTCTGAATAAGCTTTGGACATATAAACTGAAACAGTGTTTACATTAGATACACACTGAATGAAAGACCAAAGCGCCATAAACCCATCAGCtgtagaaaaaatacaaaaaataaatcaaagtgaaACTAAAGTACCCTTTAATTCTGAACTGACCTtaactaaaatgaaaataaaatataatctcTACTTATAATTGTTATGATGACTAAAGTGAAAAGTTGATACTTTAGTGTGTTGATGAATATTCCGCTGCTTTGTGTTTGCTCAAATAGGCTCCTCCCACATCATCGTGTCTCACCTGCTGGTAGCAGAACCAGAGAAACTCTTTGCAATGCCAGACCCTCTGCAGCCTGACACGGCCCAGCGTACGCTCACCACCCTCTGTGACCTGGCCGACCGCGAGCTGGTTGTGATCATTGGCTGGGCCAAACACATTCCTGGTAAGAGATGCagagaggatgaggatgaggaggatggagagggaggaggagacaAACTGACAGCAGAGGATTTAGTGAAGCGAGCTGGGTGAACAGGAGCACATGCTGTGCCATAAATCAACCCAGTCGTACCTGGAATATTGATTATCATGATCATTATATATGAACCTGATTCTGAagcctgaacactttaatgcaCACGtaaatcagcaaaaaaaaaaataaatgagttgACTTTGTTTAAACAAATTAGCCCAAGCCCAGCTGCAGACAGCTCATTATTTAAAACATGGGTTGAGTTACCTCACTGTTATCTGATGTGAGTGTTAAACACTTAATCATTAATTTGATTTACTGCACTTTTCCTTAGTTTCTAGGACAAGAATGTCCATCTTTAAAAAGTTGCAATAAAATCTTTTGCTGATTAAATGCCATTAAATGTCCAAATAATCAGACAGGAATTTGTGTTGCATCAGATGTCAAATAACCTTTTCTCAACGCACTCAAGGACAAAGATTTCCAATTTAGTGAGCGAGGCATTAAAAGCATCACTTTTAAATCCTGAAGGTCCATTAATAAATGGTAGCATTTTTACTTTTCAACCATTATGTTATAGCTTGTTGAAATACATACacaaattacagcaaaatacacaaaatgacaacagaaataacaggaattatacaaaataacaaaaatatacacaaatgactccaaagtggcaaaataaatctacaaaattactccaaaaacatataaaatcacaataaaatatacaaaagaacataaaaatacgtagaatgactacaaaaatacacaaatagagcaaatatagaaaattaacaacaaacaaaaaactacaagagaaatactcaaaatgacaagaaaatacactttaacagaaatatttacaaaatgacaagaaaatacactttaacagaaatatttacaaaatgacaacataaacactCAAAAGACTACAAAatatacttttaaaaataacaagtgttttatcaaaaatatcagaaaagtatacaaaatggaaaaaaaaaaccaaaatgaattaaacacaaaatgacaacaaaaaagacagtggatatgacacaaaacaacaaaaagacagactgacacaaaacgacagcaaaaatacacaaaattaatgaagAAATCTACGAAAtagttaaatacacaaaagaacaacaacttttctgtattaatgcttagattgtttactattataaatgctgacatgaatgttgatcatgttcAGACAATCCGATTTTTGTGACCCCTGCTGTGATCAAAGTTATCCATCTCTGCTCTTTAATTGTTATTGTCAGAAACACTTTGTAGTATAAATCTTTGTTAGATTCACCAACACAGGCAGAATAATGGCCGGAGCTCCAACAGAAAGTGTCCCAAACAGATAGAACTGATGTTTAAATGTGACTAAGACTGTGTGGTTTCTCTGCAGGCTTCCTGTCTCTGTCTCTGGCCGACCAAATGTCAGTGCTGCAGTCCGTCTGGCTGGAGGTGCTGGTGCTGGGTGTCGCGTACCGCTCGCTGGGCTGTGAGGACGAGGTGGTGTTCGCCGAGGACTTTGTTCTGGACGAGGAGATGTCTCGCGTCGCTGGACTCACGGAGCTTAACGCAGCAATCAGCCAACTTGCTCGTCGTTTCCGTGCGCTTAATATAGACCGGGAAGAATTTGTCATGCTAAAAGCCATCGCACTCACTAACTCAGGTATGCAGACCCAAACTGGAGGTCAGCTGCTCCAACATCAAGTTGTTCAAAGCAATCAAGCAAGAAGCGTTCCTGCATGTCATACTAAGGACTTAACTCGTACTTAGTGTTTTAATGCCCTGATTGATATTTGAACAAGCTCCTTTGAAACACTCAGACACTTATTTtgtagaaagaaaaacacttacATATACCAGGGGTCATAAACCTTTCTGAagctgtgagctacttcaaaggtaCTGAATAATCCAAAGGGCTGCCAGTTTGAAAAGCACTGCTTAAATCTAAAATGTCACTGTTTCACTTGATTTGGAGGGTGAGAAGAAAGACtaaaagtaacttaaaaaggaaggatatgtttacatttcaatatgacacactttatttttttttaatttgttcattCTCATTACATTTTATAGGAAATCCTCCTGTTCCAGTTTAACTATCCAAAGCTAACCATTTTAAACTAATCGTACAAACATGTAATGTGTgtaaaatttgacaaaaatccactttccatttaaaaagaacaacatacagtatctaATCTAAACGTCAAATCTGCTCAACAAAATTCTACCTGCAACACATTTGTCAcgatgtttcagtgaaaatgaagTATTTAAAGATGATAAATTTAATACAAAGACTAGTATTTAACTTAACTAAGgctctgactacatctgtcatctttatttactttatcTTTTGTAAGTTTGAGCCTGGCAAAGAAATCTGATTTTAGacggagctcattggtgacttgTCCTACTGTTAAAACAGGCCTTAGGGCACCTGGGATTGCAAAGGAGTGGCAAATTTCCACAGGATCTTAAGCTCTGGAAATTTGggaatacagtagtccctcgtttattgcGGGGGTTACGTTTTAAAAATAACctgcaataggcgaaatccgcaaagtagtctgctttattttttacaattattgtacatgttttaaggctgtaaaacccctcaacCCACACTTTATACGCTTTTCTCAGACgggaatgaacatttctctcttgtttaaacact carries:
- the esrra gene encoding steroid hormone receptor ERR1, which translates into the protein MSSRERRSDVYIKAEPSSPEGGGGGRTSPGGASSDSSQSGGGGTRGDGAKRYSPPLYTPALHCHFKEEGGEGAEESSAGNGAGRCKYALSTLPKRLCLVCGDVASGYHYGVASCEACKAFFKRTIQGNIEYSCPASNECEITKRRRKACQACRFTKCLKVGMLKEGVRLDRVRGGRQKYKRRPEVENATYQSAPLPLTKESEKGSSHIIVSHLLVAEPEKLFAMPDPLQPDTAQRTLTTLCDLADRELVVIIGWAKHIPGFLSLSLADQMSVLQSVWLEVLVLGVAYRSLGCEDEVVFAEDFVLDEEMSRVAGLTELNAAISQLARRFRALNIDREEFVMLKAIALTNSDSVYIEDMEAVQKLRDILHQALLELECQRRPDDPQRAGRLLLTLPLLRQTAGRALTTFYSIKTRGGVPMHKLFLEMLEAMMDSP